In Erigeron canadensis isolate Cc75 chromosome 8, C_canadensis_v1, whole genome shotgun sequence, the DNA window AAGGGCTTTGTGTCTCTATGGTCAACCATAGAAGACAAAAGTGGCAAAGGTACAGGACACCGGTCCGCAGGTTCATAGTAACATCCCCAATTTCGCAACCCATCATCGTCCATCCAAAACTACAGATGCAGACAGAAAAAAAGGGTACAAATCACATTTTTTGCACTTTTTCCATAATTAATGAACCATTTCACCTAATTTCTAAGCATAAACAACAAAACTTCTAACATGTTCGTTATATTTCCCATTATATATTTGAGATAGATAATAACATGCCAATAcaataatattacaaaaacaccagaaaacaaaaaaaggacCTAAATttgctctctctctctctttttttttttttatcaattataTGAACtcaaaaatgtaaaattattcATTACATTCAACTTTAGCTTAAATTGCcaatataaacacaaaaatacagTAAAAAACTACAAAACTTAGGCTaggaacaaaaataaaataataattttgcaATGAAGCAAATCCTAACTTGTGAAATGATCTGATTAATTCAATTCTATAACAAAACAATGACTTTTAACTAATATGAACATAATAATCATACAATAACCAAATTAAAAAGGTTTAATCatgcaattaaccaacccaaacATGTGAAATTAAAAATTCAGTTTCTAAATAATATCTCAAATTTAGCAGTTGAAAAGCAGATCTAGCATAATCAGGGATAAAGCAAACAGATCTTAATTATATTAACAGAATGTAAATGCAGAAAATagcaaatatataaataaatgaataaatcaGAGATTAAAATTAGGAAAAAACACAGATCTTGTATAAATTTGTCGGTGAGTAcacatctattttttttatacgtatatatgtggagaaaaacaatatattagtattttatttttaacaatatataaaagagaCAAATAGAGAGAGAAGGCAATTTATATAGTAGATTTGTTGTTAGtgaaagagagagagatagagatgGATAgagatatagagagagaaaacttACTAGTGTACGAGAGGGGGGTAAACGGACTTTTTTTAGGGTTTGTGGAGAGAGAAAGACCAGAGAAAGagagaggagagagaaatgTGAGAAGAATGAATTTGCGTTTCTATCTACCTCCTCCTCTACATTACATTTTCcgctttttatataaattaaaaaatggtAATAAATCTATCTAACTCTTAACCACCTCACCCATAGATACCccactcacttttttttttctctttaattcCTTTCATAGTTTAAATCGATATATTGATATCTTAAATCGGGATAACCATAAACAGTTGGGTGATTTGTATTCTATCTCTAGTTTCTCGCTGCTTAGATCTTAAGCCCCTTCCAAAGGCTCATCGTGAGCTCTTCATTGATGGCAGCGAACTCGTCGACATCTTCGTCATCATGAGGCGTCAACCAGACGAGGAGAGTGGAcgtgggaaaaaaaaagagagacgTGGAGTCATGTAAGGTTTTTAGGTGTTTTATGGAGAGAAAAAATTAAGGAATAAGTAAGGAATGAGTGTTCTTGGTAGTTGGTGTGAAAAAATCTTTTTGAAGAGAAAAAAACAGAtttgataataaaaaatagatagaattatgtttattgttagAAAGATGTGCAATAAAATTTTGCTTGAATGTTCAAAAACAAAAGCTTGGTGATTGGTTTTAATTTAACATGATTTTAACATCAATAATTGATGCAGTTGTAGCCAAAAATTTAACATGATTTTTATTTTGGGGCTATTTACCTATTGACATCATATAATTTTTCACATTCAGATAGGATGAGTTGTTTATTTAATCACATTTCaaaattgaagaagaaatttGTGAGGATAACAGTACTGCTGTTaacaacatattatattttCTCTTACATTTAAcgttctttatatttttaataagtatTAATTCGACtctcattttatttttgactACATTTATGATAGGTAAAGAAATTGCACTAATCATTtatctttaaactttaaataaaaaaatctaatacTTAATTCAgtttaatatctatatctaatctAACTAAATACTATATGTGATAGTTATCTAAATTTAATCATGATTACAAGATGATTTGGTTGTTCTAGTAATGATCTTATTttacatttcttaaaaattaagctaaaaatccttctaaaatTATAATGTTGTGTTCTctagttttaatttaaaagaaatgaaatgaatagaAGAGATGCGAATATGAGAGAATAGATCCTTCCAAATCATTCTATATTTAGGAACAAAAGTAACTAAAAAATCCAtctatatcatttcatttcttttccttctattaaaaaaactcaagaatacaaattgttataaaatcatttgtattcctttctcttcttccctaaaaaaaactcaagaacatagtgtaagaaaatgacatgtggtatccacaaattctatttcttaattttgcccatgattttttcacatatcatcatctaaTAATTAGGAGGAATTTTTTAGACTATGAatttagaaggattaatcatttcccttttacCTTCATTAACTTTGTAACCTTAACGTTAAATTAGTTTTCTAAACTAGACATACCTCATGACTTCCttcatcatttagttttttttttccaaacaaatatatacgtatatacatacacatgtatACATACATTTGACATCAACTTCCTGTATTTCCCTTCTTCGCTTCACCGACAAGCCCTAAAGACGAGGTCGAGCCAAAAGTGTTGGCAGGGGATACCCTAAGGATTTTATGTGCATAGGACGTTCGAGAAAAATAAATCTTTGACCGGTCAGTTTCGCCCCTTAATTTATCAATCGATTAAGTGATGAGATCATTGTCAATGTGTCACTTAAATGTGCTAAGGTCACTAATAAGCTCCATTAGAAGTGTTGTTTTTCTACTACTTTTAACTCTCCATTATTTGGTTTCATGGGGATCGGTATATTCCGTTATTGATGACGAAACACCAAATTCTGAAGATTTCATAAGCCGTCCCGAATTAAACTGACACAGTGTGACCTCGATCTCGTCTTACCTCATCCAATTCTTGTTTAGAACCCATTTTGGGGAGCTAGAGTTAATAAGTTTAGATCAATAAATCATCCACTCCTAAATCATCAGTCATCGTGACTCCTGTCAACAAAATTCATATTCGAACACGTCTTTTTTATGCAGCAAGAAGCATGGATACCAGATGAAGAATAGGGGAACCATACAGAATTTGTTATGCAACcttttcctttttccttttttttttttctttttttttggagtatgtgaacaaaaacataattttcaATCTAAACTAGAAAATGAATGCGTCCTCAAGATTTAATAGTTTCTCATAAATGAATAAATCACTATAAATATGTCATATGtatacttgtatagatagatattcataaaccaacaATTGCTCTTTAAGATATAATTGGTACATGTTTACACACTTGACTATCGAGAGATATAAATGGTACATTTACAACAAATATACCGTTTCATGCATAAGAAGCAGGTTTGTTTAAGCATAAAGAGAAAAGATTGCGTACAAGTATGGGAGGAAAAAGAACCAAAAATTGGACCAGGTATCCATTTTATCAATTGTCTCGGGTTTCAGTTTGTACCGTGGTCTAAGGTGTCAATTTAGACTATTGTCTGACAACCCTGTTTGAACTATAGACAAAGTTCTCTTCACCAGCAACGGTGGAATTCAACCTTCCAGCAGCCCAACCGTTGTTGACCACACGAACTGGATCCCCAGCTACCCGAGTACCATCAATACGCTTATCAAATTCTGGAAGCCCATTTGCTTTTCTCTCTTTCCTTCTCTTCCTCTCCTCATCTCGTTCTTTCCTCAGCCATTGCTCTACTGTTCTCTGTAACCATAAACAGTATTAACTGGTCCGTTGATGTTGActtatttcttaattaaaaatttaaaacttccATGCATTGGTATTGAAGCTTTTGAACCGAATAGCTGAAAACTTATTTATCTAGAAATTAAATCATCTTGCATTTACTTTGAAGGTCATAATGGGCCATTTGACCTTAAAGGCCAAACTAAAAAGTGCAACATGTGAATGGGCCGTTAACAATTACATATGTTGGAAACTTTTGACTAGATTCAGAACCATCAGATCTTGGTAACCGTCACATATATTTCCACTGGAATTGGATCTTTGGCAATAATAAGTAATTTTGATATTCATTTTGGGAcatcaagaaaaagaaatgacTCGCTGTTTTTTACCAAAGAAAACTTACCATTAAAGATAGATTGCTCATCTTTCTTATCTCTTCCATAGGCAATGCCAACTGCAACTTTCCTTGAGCAACATAAACCTACAACAAAGAAAATGATTCTGTAATCAGAATAGTGGGATGCTAGGTTACAAATAAATGCATAGATTACAAAAAAAGCTTACGATGTGTGAAGGCCAATTCTCGAGACCATCGAATATATGTGTAGCATATATGATGATAGCACCGCGGTCTTCACATTCCTTTTTAAGGAATGTCAAAAGATCAGCCCTGGCAAGTACATCTAGGTCAACTGTGATTTCATCAAGAAGAAGAACCTATACAGAATGAATCAGTCACACAAGAGAAACTTAACCAAAGCATTATTAATTGTCAAACGTCACATATCTAAATTATTATTCAGCAAAAGAAAGAATTTTTAGTTTTCCATGGATCCAATTCAATACTAAGTTAATACCTTGAATTCCTTTAGAAGCCCCATGCATATTTGCACCCTTCTTCGCTGACCATCAGATACCTTGTGCATCCTCCATGACAAATCGACATCTAAAACCTGAAGTGATTAAAACATTTCCTCAGTTTCACGTGGTAAAATGCATAAACTGGATAAGGATAGCTTCTTTGAATTTGAGAGGAATGTTTCAAACAGATAGATGATACATTAACTGGAAAACCGACTTTGTGGTTCATGTACATAAGATACAAAGAAGAGTGGGCCTGACATAGGATGTATGAGAAATGCATGAAGCAAGGTAAGTGCACAAGTCTTTTACCTACCTTAATCAGCTCAGCTCTTCTTTGAGGATCAACCCCCGCTACCCCAAATAACATTTTTTCAGCGGAAATATCCATTTGTATAGCAACATCAAAGCCAGCAAAAGCAACTTCCCTTCTCCACTGTTCATTGAAATAAACTATTCAGGATACCTTTCCGTAATGATAAAATAACAAATGCTGTGGGGTCTTTTAAAAATAGCAATATCATGGAAGCATTTCGCACCAATAATTTGCAAAGGCAGATATGAGCATATTTGTTTTAGCTTGATATTTTCGCAAAAGACACTAATGAAGTACTATACATATAATCAATGATAAAGATAAACTACTTAGAACTGAAGATGCCTCTGATgtctataaaaaattaaatccaCTATTACCATCAATGTGGGTGAGTCCATGAACTTTAAGCACGAACCAAGAAACCAAGTAAATTGCTCGCGTAGTGTTTGATTTATTGATACTGTTTTTGGGGGCAAAGTATATATGATGCAATCTATAACTAAATTGCTGTTTATATTATACTTTGTAACATTAACTAGTATCAGTTGCAGCTATGTGAACTTAGCTGTTACAGGGCTTCATATGCGGTGATTCTGTTATCTCGATTTGCATGCTTTTTTCATAGCTATCCACAACTATATTAACATATAAGTATCCAATGAGCTACaagtttattgtatatataaaactattgTTTTGTTACACTAAGTTCCCTTAGGCCGTACATACAATGACTTTTATACCAATCCTAATATGAGGAATATTTTAGTAACTCCTTTTAGATTAAATTACTATAACTTTTGAATGCAAAAAAATTTGTcacaaaataatcaatttaGTTACATAAAAGATCTATAGTATTCTATTATCCTGTTCACAGCTGACAGACCATGTTGTCGCCTAAGCCTAAAGTACTGactgaacctttttttttaattgatccACTTATAAGTATGGAAAAACATTCAATTAGTGTCTTAATGTTATTGCCTAAATTTATAAACACTATCATGCTATAAAATCAGTTGTATTTTCTAATTGTGCTCATTTAATGAGATGATCaaaaggttgtaaatatcgctttTCGGTATCGTCTCGGTCGACCACCAataagcgatatatcggggatatatcgggAATATATCATCTCGGTCGaccaccgataagcgatatatcggggatatatcggccGAGATAACTGAGATTTACAACCATGATTTTTGAAGGCATAGATTTAGGAAGATAAAGGCAATTAAACTATCACAGTGAAGGCATACAAACTCAATATATTAAGCAAGAAACTATACCAATACACAATCAAACAGATTTCCAACAAGTTCCTGATTATTTACCTAGGGTGTGTAGGATGTGCAGCATAATTGCAGTATTTGAGAGATATGATGTTACTggtttagttattttattagGGGTCAAAGCAATCGAATTCTGACAAATAGGTAACTAGTGGCTACGTAAGACGTAATTGCTGCAAAACTGATCTTGTATAGAATGTAAAACTACCAAATGATCCGTACTTTTAGGGTTAAGTACTTAAATATGTAACAATAACCCGCGAATTATAGATGTATCCGGCATACTATAAATGttgttattgtatgtatctaaCTTTCAAACACTTTTCTAGTATGTAATGTATCTAACATCTTAGAGAATTGTAAACTGGTGACGTAAGACTAGTTTGATGACATGGCAACTCCATATGGATGTCACATGAGCAAAACTATAGTTGAAAGCTGGACGCTCAAAGGTAGGATACATACTATAGATCTCAGACTAACCTTTATCAAAAAGTGTTAATTCGACTCATGAACCAACCATCCGGTAACTATTCTAAATAAGCACATCCAAACATGGCTAATCGTTggttccaaaaataaaataaaaaactaaacgaGACAATCATTTCTCTACCACAATTAGTGATGCTTGGATATGCATTTTCAAAGCGGCACCTTGGGTAAATCTAACAGTTCTGGCCTAAATATTGAAAAAGATCACAACTTTAACCGATTTACGAACATTTCAAACTGACAATTGCGATTTCAACTTAAGATACAAATCCAAACACACCTCTATAAGCCAACATTCAACATCGGTATAattattatgaattaaaaaagaaggggaaaaaaaagaaaagaaaagaaaatcacCTCACCACCAAGATAAGCAAGTTGACCAGAAGAAGTCAAAGAAGTATCATGAAAAGCAGACCTTCCAAGAACTCTAACCATGTCAGGCTCCACCATATGCTTCCCTCCCAATATCTTCAATATCGTTGTTTTCCCTTTTCATTAACAATCATATTCAATCCattttttacacacacacacacacacacacacacacacacacatatatatatatatatatatatatcactaaagtaatattcatattaaatttgaatgaatgaatgggAATAAAAGGGAGAAGTGGTACCAGCGCCATTTGATCCGACAAGAAGACAGCGATCACCGGAGTTAAGAGTGAGTGACAAGTCTTGGATAAGAGGGACGGAACCTGGGGGTGGGTGTCCGTCGATACCTGGGTATGTGAATTTCAGTTTGTTGATTACCACCATTGGAACATTTTCTTCGTTTTCATTTGCAACCATTCTTGTATCtatctatgtatgtatatatctatccttagattatataacaaaaaggtGTGTGAATTGATTTGGTTTGGTGCGAGGGATAATGGATCAACAAACAAGGGGTTTTataagcaatttaatttatatctgGATGTGAGTGGGTGGGTGGGTGGGTGGAATCAGAAAGCTGACGGAGGTATTGTTTGGATGTCGTGGGGGGGTTTTGAGTCGCGAAATCTTCGTACACCAAAGGCCTTGGTCTCAATTGCGGCACGTCTACCACCGACTACTTTCCTTCctttttttccttctcttgTATTTTTGGATCTCATTGAGAGGGGCGTTTGGTTGGAAATTTGGAATTACTATCGGACTAGATAATTAATTCGGACTTATTAATAGAAGTTTTATAACAACATGTTTTCGTCACTAAAGTTGCAACAAAATTGATCGGTAAATTCTTAAATTCTATGTTATAattaactaaaacattttatagttttgataagCAAAATGCATATAGCtatctttaaatttttgtaTCAAATATACTTAATGTGcgtaaacaacaaaataaatatattattcataaCCTCAAAAAACAATACCTTGTGtttcaacaaaaaataattttttttaacttgcaTAATGTTTGAACCTAGATTGACTGGCTCAGTGACAATACGGGTTTAACCATGACAACCATCGCATCTCCTGAATATACAGTGCAAACCTAACAAGCTCTTAGCGAGCCTAAGATGGAAATGGTTGTCTTAGAGCGAGATACATGTTTCTCATGAGTTATAGAAGGATAGGTAGAAGTGATTATGATCACTTGCTTTTGTATGTGATGTTGAGTGTATGTGAAGTGAATATTGTTCACTTTCAAGTTTTTGATGTGAGGCATGAATGTACGTGATCCATTTTGCATGTGGAATGAACATATGTA includes these proteins:
- the LOC122578135 gene encoding ABC transporter I family member 20 → MVANENEENVPMVVINKLKFTYPGIDGHPPPGSVPLIQDLSLTLNSGDRCLLVGSNGAGKTTILKILGGKHMVEPDMVRVLGRSAFHDTSLTSSGQLAYLGGEWRREVAFAGFDVAIQMDISAEKMLFGVAGVDPQRRAELIKVLDVDLSWRMHKVSDGQRRRVQICMGLLKEFKVLLLDEITVDLDVLARADLLTFLKKECEDRGAIIIYATHIFDGLENWPSHIVYVAQGKLQLALPMEEIRKMSNLSLMRTVEQWLRKERDEERKRRKERKANGLPEFDKRIDGTRVAGDPVRVVNNGWAAGRLNSTVAGEENFVYSSNRVVRQ